Below is a genomic region from Phycobacter azelaicus.
GCCATTTTGACCGTGAAGATTGGACTGCCTGCGATCACTGCCGATTTGACATGGATGTCCGAGACCTCGCTGGGGTGTAGCACTTGGGCTGGGGTAGTTGTCTTTCCCTCTGCAATGGCGCGAAAGGCCTGCTCGGCGGCGGGGATCAGCGCGGCAATGCCCAAGTGGGGGCGAATGTCCGAAGGGCTGTAGAATGGGATCATGGGGCCACCAGCTCCCCTGAGCCGACAAACGAGACCTCTCCGGCGACGGTGACATGGGATACATCGTCAGAACTGCCGAATGGCGTCACCAGCAGCTCACTCGGTCGCTCCATGAAATGTCCCTGCTTCAGGGGGAAGCTGCGATTTGGCTGCACCAGCCCGTGTTTCAGCGCATATGCGCCGATGACCCCGGCTGCACTGCCGGTGGCCACATCTTCCATCAACCCGTCATTGTTCCAGTGACGCCCCTCAAAGCGCTCTACATCAAAGAGATAAGCGAATTCGGCGCCAAGCGCCTTAAGCCGATCCTCAAGATCCGATTTGATGATGCGGGCCTGTTCCAAGCCGCCCGTCATCGGGACCACGAGATATTTCAACCCGGTAGAGATGACCTCCAGTGGCAGATCCGCCAGCTGCGTTGGGGCCAGATTGAAGGCCTCGGCAATTTGCTGACGGGCGCAGTCGGACGCTATGCCAAGGAAGATTGGCCGCCCCTGATCCAGCGTGCCAAAGTAGCGTCCGGCGCGGGCCATGGTGGTGACGGTCACCCTGCGATTCCTGTGCAAGGCAAAGTTCCAGTTTTTGGTTCCGGCGTCGCCACTGGCCCGGTGCAGGCTGCAGGCCGCGCCGATGATGGGATGACCTGCAAAAGGAAGTTCCTCGAACAGGTCAAAGACGCGCGCTTTGATGCGTCCGTCAACCTTTTGCAGGAAGATCGATTCGAAGTGGCGAAGCTCCTGAGTCATGGTCAGCATCTGCGCCGCGCTAAGACCTGTGCTGTCGGGAAAGACCGCAAGACTGTTGCCAGCATAGGGACGGGATGCGAAGACGTCGCAGTGGATGAAACTGTACGAAAGGCGCGGCTGCGGCATGTGTCTATCTACATAGTGATGGCTCTATATAGATGGTTGACTATACTCCTGCTGATCTCATGTCAATCGCGGCGGCGCTCAAGGTGCTGGCGAATGAAAACCGCTTGCAGATCCTGCACTGGCTCAGCGATCCCGAACGGCATTTCCCACCACAGGAGGATGGCGACTTGGTGGAGGATGGTGTCTGTGTCGGCTTCATAACGGACAAGATCGGTTTGAGGCAGCCAACCGTCACAAATCACATGCGCCTTTTGCAGGACGCTGGCCTCGTTGAGAGCAAGAAGATCAAGAACTGGGTGTTCTACAAATTGGTGCCCTCTCGCGCGGCTGAAGTCCTGCAGCAGACCGCGCGCCTGTGGGATGGATCACAGGTGGACAGGACGGCTGATTCCATGGGTTGAGCAGGATCAAAGACCGAGGTGGGGAGAAGGGTCAGGAAGACAGTATGAAATCGCTATTCCTTCTCCTGCTATA
It encodes:
- a CDS encoding PhzF family phenazine biosynthesis protein; its protein translation is MPQPRLSYSFIHCDVFASRPYAGNSLAVFPDSTGLSAAQMLTMTQELRHFESIFLQKVDGRIKARVFDLFEELPFAGHPIIGAACSLHRASGDAGTKNWNFALHRNRRVTVTTMARAGRYFGTLDQGRPIFLGIASDCARQQIAEAFNLAPTQLADLPLEVISTGLKYLVVPMTGGLEQARIIKSDLEDRLKALGAEFAYLFDVERFEGRHWNNDGLMEDVATGSAAGVIGAYALKHGLVQPNRSFPLKQGHFMERPSELLVTPFGSSDDVSHVTVAGEVSFVGSGELVAP
- a CDS encoding ArsR/SmtB family transcription factor → MVDYTPADLMSIAAALKVLANENRLQILHWLSDPERHFPPQEDGDLVEDGVCVGFITDKIGLRQPTVTNHMRLLQDAGLVESKKIKNWVFYKLVPSRAAEVLQQTARLWDGSQVDRTADSMG